Proteins encoded together in one Thermococcus gammatolerans EJ3 window:
- a CDS encoding MFS transporter — protein MAVSQKRKRTTLKKLERKSQMRHRPNPEKWFYSFIPFKVSTGGVAPLIPLLTMELGGGPREVGIVNAVGSFASMLGGLFWGKLSDRLNRRKVFLVTGFLGTALSTFLFALARSVSSVIFANALYTFFIAATVPIPVLIITKAFRLEDWDYEIGRFNEICGWAWVLGLVVGFVLSHLLPLRWIFAVLGLIGLLSAPWGMRTIKEVPLHLSRKILGVYAGYVVEKFRYLPNFITHLPRLSTNGFGGLYLSTFLFWFGAMLYFTQFPVLLKVRGFGASMLYLMSIGNSAVSAYMYARVGKRVKAKGGYRTLKLGLLLRGLSFLLLTFATFITGPLFPVLAFISYFLAGYTWAFIGISTTTVISRFAPPGKKGTLIGAYNLVSSLGAVAGNLTSGFIVSLLGLTGNFALASAFIFLSLLPIARLRG, from the coding sequence ATGGCGGTCAGTCAGAAGCGCAAGAGAACGACCCTCAAGAAGCTCGAGAGAAAAAGCCAGATGAGGCACCGGCCGAATCCAGAGAAGTGGTTTTACTCCTTCATTCCCTTCAAGGTCTCAACCGGGGGAGTTGCTCCCTTGATCCCACTCCTCACTATGGAGCTCGGTGGCGGTCCGCGGGAAGTCGGTATTGTAAACGCCGTCGGGAGCTTTGCATCAATGCTCGGCGGCCTTTTCTGGGGAAAACTCAGTGACCGGCTCAACAGGCGGAAGGTTTTCCTCGTAACCGGCTTTCTTGGAACGGCACTCTCAACCTTTCTGTTCGCCCTAGCGAGAAGTGTTTCCTCAGTGATTTTTGCAAACGCCCTCTACACTTTCTTCATAGCCGCAACGGTTCCGATTCCAGTCCTCATAATCACCAAGGCGTTCCGCCTTGAGGACTGGGACTACGAGATAGGGAGGTTCAACGAGATATGTGGCTGGGCCTGGGTACTGGGGCTTGTGGTTGGGTTCGTCCTGTCCCACCTGCTTCCCCTCCGGTGGATTTTTGCAGTTCTCGGCTTAATCGGCCTTCTCTCTGCCCCCTGGGGTATGAGGACGATAAAGGAAGTCCCGCTTCACCTCAGCAGAAAGATCCTCGGCGTCTACGCGGGCTACGTCGTCGAAAAGTTCCGCTACCTGCCGAACTTCATTACCCACCTGCCAAGGCTTTCCACGAACGGATTCGGCGGGCTTTACCTCTCAACTTTCCTCTTCTGGTTCGGGGCGATGCTGTACTTCACCCAGTTCCCCGTCCTCCTGAAGGTGAGAGGCTTTGGAGCCTCGATGCTCTATTTGATGAGCATCGGAAACTCAGCGGTCTCCGCCTATATGTACGCCCGCGTTGGAAAGAGGGTTAAGGCGAAGGGCGGTTACAGAACCCTCAAGCTCGGCCTCCTCCTGAGGGGCCTCTCTTTCCTCCTGCTCACCTTTGCGACGTTCATAACCGGACCCCTCTTTCCCGTTCTCGCGTTCATCTCCTACTTCCTCGCTGGCTATACGTGGGCCTTCATAGGCATCTCAACAACCACCGTAATTTCCCGTTTCGCTCCACCAGGAAAGAAGGGAACCCTAATTGGAGCCTACAATCTCGTGAGCTCCCTGGGAGCAGTAGCTGGAAACCTGACGAGCGGGTTCATAGTCTCACTTCTGGGTCTTACAGGCAACTTTGCGCTCGCCTCTGCGTTCATCTTCCTCTCGCTCCTTCCGATAGCTCGTCTCAGGGGTTAA
- a CDS encoding MFS transporter: MNVTRNGETYDLKYAKKATLVVVLLPLLVMYTEAMLTPALPTIQKEFAVNPNDVSWVLTIYLLVGTVSVALFGKLGDMYGKKKMFLVALGFYTLGVILNGFAQSFQWLLFSRAIQGFGMAIFPLAFALVREEFPPEMVPQVQGMISAMFGVGMVIALPLGAYVTQHWGWRWTYHTAAPFAVLMFILAWKILRESRYINPGKLDWQGALLLVWAVVPALVAVTRAPNVGWTARETLVLFAVSIVGAILLVLWEKRAENPLIPLDIVTARNPAIVNLGIMFAAFGISMMSQANTYIFQMKPPYGFGKTILQSGLLMTPMAGIMLIIAPLAGKIMPKVGAKPLAITGALIASSGLAVLAKYAPEFPPNHLWAFVAMIAYVGAGITLMNISLINVLVFSVPPRVMGVATGANSLFRNFGSTWGPAIAGTIMSTYYTLFHPPGAPSWVQIKIPTTKAYEVLFGTSAGIYLFLAILSLAIVEVMKGGKIREVENGGEKEVKVA, translated from the coding sequence ATGAACGTCACGAGGAACGGCGAAACCTACGACCTCAAATACGCGAAGAAGGCCACGCTCGTCGTGGTTTTATTGCCTCTCCTCGTCATGTACACCGAGGCGATGCTAACTCCCGCACTGCCGACGATTCAGAAGGAGTTCGCGGTGAATCCAAACGACGTCAGCTGGGTTCTCACGATATACCTGCTCGTTGGTACGGTCAGTGTGGCACTCTTCGGAAAGCTCGGCGACATGTACGGCAAGAAGAAGATGTTTTTGGTTGCCCTCGGCTTCTACACCCTCGGCGTCATCCTGAACGGCTTTGCGCAGAGCTTCCAGTGGCTGCTCTTCAGCAGGGCAATTCAGGGCTTTGGAATGGCCATATTCCCGCTGGCTTTCGCCCTCGTCCGCGAGGAGTTCCCGCCCGAGATGGTCCCGCAGGTTCAGGGAATGATAAGCGCAATGTTCGGCGTCGGTATGGTCATAGCCCTCCCGCTCGGAGCATACGTTACCCAGCACTGGGGGTGGCGCTGGACCTACCACACCGCCGCCCCATTCGCCGTGCTGATGTTCATCCTCGCGTGGAAGATACTCCGCGAGAGCCGCTACATCAACCCCGGAAAGCTCGACTGGCAGGGCGCTCTGCTCCTCGTCTGGGCCGTCGTTCCGGCACTCGTTGCGGTAACTCGCGCCCCGAACGTCGGCTGGACCGCAAGAGAAACCCTCGTTCTCTTCGCGGTCTCGATAGTCGGCGCAATTTTGCTCGTCCTCTGGGAGAAACGCGCGGAGAACCCGCTGATTCCCCTCGACATCGTGACCGCAAGGAACCCCGCCATAGTGAACCTCGGAATCATGTTCGCGGCCTTTGGCATATCCATGATGAGCCAGGCGAACACCTACATCTTCCAGATGAAGCCACCGTATGGCTTCGGCAAGACGATACTCCAGAGCGGTCTGCTTATGACCCCAATGGCGGGTATCATGCTCATCATCGCCCCCCTTGCCGGAAAAATAATGCCGAAGGTCGGCGCCAAGCCACTCGCAATAACGGGCGCTCTCATCGCGAGCTCTGGCCTCGCCGTTCTTGCGAAGTACGCCCCTGAATTCCCACCGAACCACCTCTGGGCCTTCGTGGCGATGATAGCATACGTCGGTGCAGGCATAACACTCATGAACATCTCCCTAATCAACGTCCTCGTCTTCAGCGTCCCGCCGAGGGTCATGGGCGTTGCGACAGGAGCGAACAGCCTCTTCAGGAACTTCGGCTCAACCTGGGGGCCCGCTATAGCCGGAACAATAATGAGCACATACTACACCCTCTTCCACCCGCCTGGCGCCCCCTCGTGGGTTCAGATAAAGATACCGACGACCAAAGCCTATGAGGTGCTCTTCGGAACTTCCGCAGGAATCTACCTGTTCCTGGCGATACTAAGCCTGGCCATCGTCGAGGTCATGAAGGGTGGAAAGATTCGCGAGGTGGAGAACGGGGGAGAAAAGGAGGTGAAGGTTGCTTAG
- a CDS encoding iron-containing alcohol dehydrogenase, with product MFWLKTRIIEGKGSLEKLRKEAKEHERVLILAGNSMKRHGFLSEAEDYVKEAGAEVFSITGLPAEPSVETIEEFLPKVGEFKPDLLVALGGGSVIDTTKALKVFYDAPELNFEEIAFLDRFSKPKPVPKLKTKLIAIPSTSGAGSEVSGASVLKKGGIKYNIVTPEIAPDVAILDPRLPMTMPREVARNSGLDVLVHGIEAYTTKVANDFSDAMAIRAIKTVFNYLEKSLEGDEEAREKMHYAATMAGIAFLNARLGLCHAMSHKAAWIGPHGLLNAIFLPYVMEFNAERSDYARRRYDEIARELGLKDWRALIEAVRELNERTDVPKLSELVDEETFMARLDEMAEKAYRDGLLAFNPVEAKPEEIKELYLRAFRGE from the coding sequence ATGTTCTGGCTCAAGACGAGAATCATCGAGGGTAAGGGCTCCCTTGAAAAGCTCCGAAAGGAGGCCAAGGAACACGAGAGGGTTCTTATCCTGGCCGGCAACTCGATGAAGAGACACGGCTTCCTGAGTGAGGCTGAGGACTACGTTAAAGAGGCGGGGGCGGAGGTCTTCTCAATAACCGGCCTTCCGGCGGAGCCGAGCGTGGAAACAATAGAGGAGTTCCTGCCGAAGGTGGGGGAGTTCAAGCCAGACCTGCTGGTTGCGCTCGGGGGTGGAAGTGTAATAGACACGACCAAAGCCCTTAAGGTTTTCTACGACGCTCCCGAGCTGAACTTCGAGGAGATAGCTTTCTTGGATAGATTTTCGAAGCCCAAACCCGTTCCGAAGCTGAAGACGAAGCTTATTGCTATCCCCTCGACGAGCGGTGCCGGGAGCGAGGTCTCTGGAGCGAGCGTTCTGAAGAAGGGCGGAATCAAGTACAACATCGTTACGCCCGAGATAGCACCCGATGTAGCAATACTCGACCCCCGCCTGCCGATGACGATGCCGAGGGAGGTGGCGAGGAATTCCGGACTGGATGTGCTCGTTCATGGAATAGAGGCCTACACCACCAAGGTCGCCAACGACTTCAGCGATGCGATGGCGATTAGGGCGATAAAGACCGTCTTCAACTACCTTGAGAAGAGCCTTGAAGGAGACGAGGAAGCCCGTGAAAAGATGCACTACGCTGCGACTATGGCAGGGATAGCCTTCCTCAACGCGCGCCTCGGCCTCTGCCACGCGATGAGCCACAAAGCCGCGTGGATTGGACCGCACGGGCTGCTGAATGCAATATTCCTTCCCTACGTCATGGAGTTCAATGCCGAGAGAAGCGACTACGCGAGGAGGCGCTACGACGAGATAGCGAGGGAGCTCGGCCTTAAGGATTGGAGGGCGCTGATAGAAGCCGTTAGAGAGCTGAACGAGCGGACGGACGTTCCGAAGCTGAGCGAGCTTGTTGATGAAGAAACCTTCATGGCGAGGCTCGACGAGATGGCCGAGAAGGCCTACCGCGACGGCCTTTTGGCCTTCAACCCAGTCGAGGCAAAGCCGGAAGAGATAAAGGAGCTCTACCTTAGGGCGTTCAGAGGGGAGTGA
- a CDS encoding MBL fold metallo-hydrolase: protein MRLVVLNDNVPAEGLLNDWGWSVLVEGKHRFLFDADTRGEILLHNAEALGVSLKGLDFAVLSHWHYDHYGGFSTIAELNPGLELYAPPGGNIRGLNIAEMHEAGRIADGVWTSGALDGFEQAVGVETPSGLVVIVGCSHPGPDRLTEAVLEVSGYKRAHLVIGGFHYPSRAVLDRLAKMSEFIAPAHCSGEKAKAYVRREYPEKFVSVKTGSTIEL, encoded by the coding sequence ATGAGGCTCGTGGTTTTAAACGACAACGTGCCCGCTGAAGGACTTCTCAATGACTGGGGCTGGAGCGTTTTGGTTGAGGGGAAGCATCGCTTCCTCTTCGATGCAGACACGAGGGGAGAAATTCTCCTCCATAATGCAGAAGCTCTCGGTGTTTCTTTGAAGGGCCTCGACTTCGCGGTTCTCAGCCACTGGCACTACGACCACTACGGCGGTTTTTCAACAATTGCGGAGCTGAACCCGGGGCTTGAACTGTACGCTCCGCCTGGAGGGAACATCCGGGGACTAAACATCGCCGAAATGCACGAAGCGGGGAGAATAGCCGATGGTGTCTGGACCTCTGGAGCGTTGGATGGCTTCGAGCAGGCGGTGGGGGTGGAAACGCCCTCTGGACTCGTCGTCATAGTCGGCTGTTCTCATCCGGGCCCAGACAGGCTGACGGAGGCCGTCCTTGAGGTTTCAGGGTACAAAAGAGCCCACCTTGTAATCGGCGGCTTCCATTACCCATCTAGGGCGGTTCTAGACAGGCTTGCCAAGATGTCTGAATTTATAGCGCCCGCACACTGCTCTGGTGAAAAAGCCAAGGCCTACGTGCGGCGGGAATACCCTGAGAAGTTCGTAAGCGTGAAGACAGGGAGCACTATCGAACTTTAA
- a CDS encoding MGH1-like glycoside hydrolase domain-containing protein, whose product MRTILAGNGAFVLSDERGDMPSHYDGFYFLDTRFVRKARLEVSPEPDFIGASSTFTRAVSHFSLGERGILVRLRTLDGVYEEKLSFYNTSEESLGVKVRYSYEAPIEDIFQVRGFMGLKSGKAIAPAGGTHVKESPSGRRSLSIETNMEREGSLLRAELEIPPLGKAVLYVRFIPKIEGSISEILGEKRKTIKNVAFTGSPAIDGIFERAVENINALTLFTRFGPVPLAGIPYFACPFGRDAIIASLFLLPYYPEYAAGTLRLFGRLQGKRTNPKNEEEPGKIPHEFRLGELAQSGKVPFAPYYGTVDATPLYVALAGEYLRWTGDRKLIEELRPNLTAAVEWILKKLDDGYITYVPGILGNKGWKDSRDGIIDEEGKIPKPPIALVEVQGYTYWALKLAGELSLTDLDEKTLLAEAEKLKKRFNRDFWLGSYYALALDGEGRPLRVVSSNMGHLLLTGIAEHEEELAERLFRPDMFSRYGIRTLSAKEKAYNPFSYHRGSVWPHDNALIALGLARIGRTDMAKALMDAVFDAAKLLPERELPELYSGLNELVPVPRANSPQAWSSASVFAFVTASLGMEAGDELTVRPAEGTSIVLRGVSFGGRRYVVVVNGGVSVEPL is encoded by the coding sequence ATGAGAACCATCTTAGCCGGCAACGGAGCCTTCGTCCTGAGCGATGAGAGGGGGGACATGCCCTCCCATTACGACGGCTTTTATTTTCTTGACACAAGGTTCGTCAGAAAGGCCAGGCTTGAAGTTTCTCCGGAACCGGACTTCATCGGGGCATCCTCAACCTTCACCCGGGCGGTTTCACACTTCTCTCTCGGCGAGCGGGGAATCCTGGTGAGGCTAAGAACGCTGGACGGGGTTTACGAGGAAAAGCTCTCCTTCTACAACACGTCGGAAGAATCGCTCGGTGTCAAGGTCAGGTACTCCTACGAGGCCCCCATTGAGGACATATTCCAGGTCAGGGGCTTCATGGGGCTGAAGAGCGGAAAGGCGATAGCCCCAGCCGGAGGAACGCACGTCAAAGAGAGCCCCTCCGGAAGGAGGAGTCTCTCCATCGAGACCAACATGGAAAGGGAGGGGAGTCTCTTAAGGGCGGAACTTGAGATACCTCCCCTCGGAAAGGCAGTCCTCTACGTCCGCTTCATCCCCAAAATCGAGGGGAGTATCTCGGAGATACTCGGGGAGAAAAGGAAAACGATAAAAAACGTCGCCTTCACCGGCTCACCCGCCATCGACGGGATATTTGAGAGGGCGGTTGAGAACATAAACGCCCTGACGCTATTCACGCGCTTCGGGCCTGTTCCCCTTGCGGGGATTCCGTACTTCGCCTGTCCCTTCGGAAGGGACGCGATAATAGCCTCACTCTTTCTCCTGCCGTATTACCCCGAATACGCCGCCGGCACGCTGAGGCTCTTCGGGCGGCTCCAGGGGAAGAGAACCAACCCGAAGAACGAGGAAGAACCTGGAAAGATACCACATGAGTTCCGTCTCGGGGAGCTCGCGCAGTCGGGGAAGGTTCCCTTCGCGCCCTACTACGGCACGGTGGATGCCACTCCACTCTACGTGGCATTAGCCGGTGAGTACCTGCGCTGGACGGGGGACAGAAAATTAATCGAGGAACTGAGACCGAACCTGACGGCCGCCGTCGAGTGGATACTCAAAAAGCTCGATGATGGGTACATAACCTACGTTCCGGGGATACTCGGCAACAAGGGGTGGAAGGATTCGAGGGATGGGATAATTGACGAGGAAGGGAAAATTCCAAAGCCGCCGATAGCGCTCGTTGAGGTGCAGGGCTACACCTACTGGGCGCTTAAACTTGCAGGGGAGCTCAGCCTGACAGACCTCGATGAAAAAACCCTTCTCGCAGAGGCGGAAAAGTTGAAGAAAAGGTTCAACCGCGACTTCTGGCTCGGCTCCTACTACGCCCTCGCGCTTGATGGGGAGGGAAGGCCGCTTAGAGTCGTCTCCTCCAACATGGGACACCTACTCCTGACGGGTATAGCCGAGCACGAGGAGGAACTCGCGGAGAGGCTTTTCCGGCCGGACATGTTCTCCCGGTACGGGATAAGAACCCTGAGCGCTAAGGAGAAAGCCTACAACCCCTTCAGCTACCACCGCGGAAGCGTATGGCCGCACGACAACGCGCTGATAGCCCTCGGCCTGGCGAGGATTGGAAGGACTGACATGGCGAAGGCACTCATGGATGCCGTCTTCGATGCCGCGAAGCTTCTGCCGGAGAGGGAGCTTCCGGAGCTGTACAGCGGCCTAAACGAGCTCGTTCCCGTTCCAAGGGCCAACTCCCCGCAGGCCTGGAGCTCGGCGAGCGTTTTCGCCTTCGTTACCGCCTCGCTCGGAATGGAAGCCGGGGATGAACTCACCGTCCGGCCGGCCGAGGGGACGAGCATCGTTCTGAGAGGGGTTTCTTTTGGAGGGAGGAGATACGTCGTAGTGGTCAACGGAGGTGTTAGCGTTGAACCCCTATGA
- a CDS encoding glycoside hydrolase family 130 protein: MNPYEFRFEKLPKPVLFPSDEGFDSKNVYNPAVVKRRGKVVMLYRAEAKGERITGRIGLALSEDGINFIRHPEPVMEPEYEWEKLGVEDPRVVRIEKTYYMTYTGYDGETARLCIATSKNLLNWKKHGVVFEEFPFPKNGRFNWTKSGAILAEKMKFGPFKGHYIMYFGDSNVWLAYSKDLLHWEYEREPVLRPRGHLVEPGPPPILTEDGILLIHSEAFHEEGKLVYYTHAALFDLEDPRKLIWRTEKPILRPTFDWELHGWVDNVVFAEAMIEHEGRYYLYYGGADRYVGLAIGKIET; encoded by the coding sequence TTGAACCCCTATGAGTTCAGGTTTGAAAAACTCCCAAAACCCGTGCTTTTCCCCTCAGATGAAGGATTCGACTCAAAGAACGTCTACAACCCTGCGGTGGTCAAGAGGAGGGGAAAGGTGGTTATGCTCTACCGTGCGGAGGCCAAAGGGGAAAGGATAACCGGAAGAATCGGGCTGGCGCTGAGCGAAGACGGGATCAACTTCATCAGACACCCTGAACCAGTTATGGAGCCTGAATACGAGTGGGAGAAGCTCGGCGTTGAGGACCCCCGCGTCGTGAGGATTGAAAAGACCTACTACATGACCTACACCGGCTACGATGGAGAAACCGCCCGACTCTGTATCGCCACCTCGAAGAACCTGCTGAACTGGAAGAAGCACGGAGTGGTTTTCGAGGAGTTCCCTTTCCCCAAGAATGGAAGGTTCAACTGGACAAAGAGCGGAGCCATACTGGCCGAGAAGATGAAATTTGGGCCGTTCAAGGGGCACTACATCATGTACTTCGGCGACTCCAACGTCTGGCTCGCCTATTCGAAGGATCTCCTCCACTGGGAGTACGAGAGAGAGCCCGTTTTGAGGCCGAGGGGTCATCTCGTCGAGCCCGGGCCTCCTCCAATCCTCACGGAGGATGGAATACTCCTGATACACAGCGAGGCCTTCCATGAGGAGGGAAAGCTCGTTTACTACACTCACGCGGCTCTCTTCGACTTGGAGGACCCGAGAAAGCTCATCTGGAGAACCGAGAAGCCCATCCTCAGGCCGACCTTCGACTGGGAGCTGCACGGGTGGGTCGACAACGTGGTCTTCGCCGAGGCCATGATAGAGCATGAGGGGAGATACTACCTCTACTACGGCGGTGCCGACAGGTACGTTGGCCTCGCGATAGGAAAAATTGAGACCTGA
- a CDS encoding L-fucose/L-arabinose isomerase family protein produces the protein MIAVITFTDPRPTALSIERERALMEKHSALIGELRKAGFEVLDVNERLGKYEALNAGKNFGVDSMDESFKAGEIIAGSSVSGIIAGLWHWTESNLVTALVRETKRPILLYADDDPAWAGTTCITSVGASLWESAVNEYALNHVRLKGDVEKVKAWVRAVEAVSKLSRKSILLWGAPYTLGMEHLMDDLPGLKRIVGDFIMLDQYVLVRKAEKMLSDERLRVRVEEFYDWLTEKTEVKFDDLMLTPEALRRQIAIYLAAKESWSEQKGVSAVSIKCQPELSEVYGVTACLIPALFPFNLDAEGEKEVIPATCEGDVKGTISSALLFYLSGKPPLFGDIKYVDDEVVMIANCGASSLYYARLSENPEENLKATIIQGQCQGASGGALTYRTPPAEFTVARLIRRGGEYYLLYFFAEGLEITEEMESKLKWGKQWPHTAIKNPLDKETFISAMGANHLSLVPGDYTEELRFTARLWGVKAINLEDPREVKSFLEG, from the coding sequence ATGATAGCCGTCATTACCTTTACCGACCCCCGACCAACGGCCCTCTCGATCGAGCGCGAGAGGGCTTTGATGGAGAAGCACTCCGCCCTCATCGGGGAGCTGAGGAAGGCCGGCTTTGAAGTTCTCGACGTGAACGAGAGGCTTGGAAAATACGAGGCCCTCAACGCCGGTAAGAACTTCGGGGTAGATTCGATGGATGAGAGCTTTAAGGCAGGAGAAATCATAGCCGGAAGCTCCGTCTCGGGAATAATAGCCGGCCTCTGGCACTGGACGGAGAGCAACCTCGTTACGGCACTCGTCAGGGAAACCAAGAGGCCCATACTCCTCTACGCCGACGACGATCCGGCATGGGCAGGAACCACGTGCATCACATCTGTCGGGGCCTCGCTCTGGGAGAGCGCGGTGAACGAGTACGCGCTGAACCACGTGCGCCTCAAGGGGGACGTTGAAAAGGTAAAGGCCTGGGTCAGAGCCGTTGAGGCCGTCTCAAAGCTCTCCAGGAAGTCCATCCTCCTCTGGGGAGCTCCGTACACCCTCGGGATGGAGCACCTCATGGACGATCTGCCGGGGCTTAAGAGAATCGTCGGCGACTTCATAATGCTCGACCAGTACGTTCTGGTGAGGAAGGCTGAGAAGATGCTCTCGGACGAGAGGCTGAGGGTCCGCGTGGAGGAGTTCTACGACTGGCTGACCGAGAAAACGGAAGTCAAGTTTGATGACCTCATGCTGACACCCGAGGCATTGAGGAGACAGATAGCCATCTATCTCGCCGCAAAGGAGAGCTGGAGCGAGCAGAAAGGTGTTTCGGCCGTCTCGATAAAGTGCCAGCCGGAGCTGAGCGAGGTCTACGGCGTTACGGCCTGCCTGATTCCGGCGCTGTTCCCGTTCAACCTCGATGCCGAGGGCGAGAAGGAGGTAATCCCTGCCACGTGTGAGGGTGACGTTAAAGGAACGATAAGCTCGGCGCTCCTCTTCTATCTGAGCGGAAAGCCGCCGCTCTTTGGAGACATAAAGTACGTGGACGATGAGGTCGTTATGATAGCCAACTGCGGCGCTTCATCGCTCTACTACGCGAGGCTGAGCGAGAACCCGGAGGAGAACCTCAAAGCTACTATAATCCAGGGACAGTGCCAGGGGGCGAGCGGCGGGGCGCTAACTTACAGAACTCCCCCGGCGGAGTTCACCGTGGCGAGGCTCATACGTCGTGGAGGTGAATACTACCTCCTCTACTTCTTCGCGGAGGGCCTTGAGATAACGGAGGAGATGGAGTCGAAGCTCAAATGGGGCAAGCAGTGGCCGCATACGGCCATAAAGAACCCGCTCGACAAAGAAACCTTCATCTCGGCCATGGGAGCCAACCACCTCTCACTGGTTCCCGGCGACTACACCGAGGAGCTCCGCTTTACCGCGAGGCTCTGGGGAGTAAAGGCAATAAACCTTGAAGACCCAAGGGAGGTAAAGTCCTTCCTTGAGGGGTAG